In Rahnella aquatilis CIP 78.65 = ATCC 33071, one DNA window encodes the following:
- a CDS encoding glycosyltransferase family 2 protein, with product MEKNSSLVSILIPVYNSEKFLRKALQSVAEQTYSNVEIVIVDDCSKDSSRQIVSSFFAEFEYIQHKVINNKVNQGVSFGRNTLVDNASGDFICFLDSDDYLEPDFVSYLIEIMTKNNTSMGQCLYFSEDPSGIPVGKTNDFTSGTILQGKNAVFSMLEGKVTGYLWHKIFKRDLFDGIRFDTTLTVFEDYEVIMKMFVNGASISFGNERKYHYIQHASSLTKQSYLKILNRLEYLNRTKTLVSPLIISETDKVKWAKHSYLVILMVFINAVRYGAPLKDVIDIRRSIDLSYVPKLSKSLSLKKLSAISLIKISPYLFYFMLKTAFKIKA from the coding sequence ATGGAAAAAAACTCATCCTTAGTGAGTATCTTAATTCCAGTCTATAATTCAGAAAAGTTTCTCAGAAAAGCGCTTCAGTCAGTGGCAGAGCAGACATATTCAAATGTTGAAATAGTTATCGTCGATGATTGCTCAAAAGATTCATCGCGACAAATTGTCAGCTCTTTTTTTGCAGAGTTTGAATATATCCAGCACAAGGTCATTAACAATAAGGTCAATCAGGGGGTTTCTTTTGGGAGAAATACACTGGTTGATAACGCTTCCGGCGACTTTATTTGTTTCTTAGATTCAGATGATTATCTTGAGCCTGATTTTGTCAGTTACCTGATCGAAATTATGACGAAAAATAATACCAGTATGGGGCAGTGCCTGTATTTTTCTGAAGATCCATCGGGTATACCCGTTGGCAAAACAAATGATTTTACGTCCGGTACCATTTTACAAGGTAAAAATGCTGTTTTTTCCATGCTGGAGGGCAAGGTAACGGGATATTTGTGGCACAAAATATTTAAACGCGACTTGTTTGATGGTATTCGGTTTGATACGACATTGACCGTTTTTGAAGATTATGAAGTGATTATGAAAATGTTTGTTAACGGAGCAAGCATCTCTTTCGGTAATGAACGAAAATATCATTATATTCAGCATGCTTCGTCACTAACTAAACAATCTTACCTAAAAATATTAAATCGCCTGGAATATCTGAACCGAACAAAAACACTGGTATCGCCGCTTATTATCTCTGAAACTGATAAAGTAAAGTGGGCAAAGCACAGTTATCTGGTGATTTTAATGGTCTTTATTAATGCCGTCAGATATGGCGCGCCCTTAAAAGATGTTATTGATATCAGGCGCTCTATTGATCTCTCTTATGTTCCTAAATTATCGAAATCGCTCAGTTTGAAAAAACTCTCCGCCATTTCACTTATTAAAATTTCCCCCTATTTGTTTTATTTTATGCTTAAGACTGCTTTTAAAATAAAAGCATAG
- a CDS encoding polysaccharide pyruvyl transferase family protein: MKIYYYKSAHGNFGDDLNAWIWDALLPGFFDDNEDVRVSGIGTIITSAMPPAKKWYVFSSGVGYGYPPANFGDSSWETLCVRGPLSAEILGLPKDKFITDGAALLNTLAEFKPLSEAERKGVIFVPHHHALVTGQWEKVCQQAGVEFVNPQSDAKTVIQKIRNAKLVLADAMHAAIIADALRVPWVPLITSSQINTFKWLDWTQTIKQPYRPTVLGSSSLRECMRDKCLYVYGEKYHLPDADVEYAVSYFKKQRELKNKKWWPHYHDMMRLALYRIPNKGMQVIEQTAKLNLDNRFIDNAANILLAARKQPGFLSEDNQFTNNVERLLAGVDILSKCK, from the coding sequence TTGAAAATTTACTATTATAAATCTGCGCATGGAAATTTTGGGGATGATCTTAACGCATGGATTTGGGATGCACTACTTCCCGGCTTTTTTGATGACAATGAGGACGTAAGGGTATCCGGTATTGGCACCATTATTACCTCCGCCATGCCGCCTGCTAAAAAGTGGTATGTCTTCTCGAGCGGGGTGGGTTATGGCTATCCACCGGCCAACTTTGGTGACAGTTCGTGGGAAACGCTGTGTGTCAGGGGGCCGCTCAGTGCTGAAATTTTGGGATTGCCGAAAGATAAGTTTATTACCGATGGCGCCGCGCTGTTAAACACGCTCGCCGAGTTTAAACCTCTGTCAGAAGCTGAGCGCAAGGGGGTGATTTTTGTTCCGCATCACCATGCGCTCGTCACGGGGCAGTGGGAAAAGGTTTGTCAGCAGGCCGGGGTTGAATTTGTGAATCCACAGTCGGATGCGAAGACCGTTATTCAAAAAATCCGAAATGCCAAACTGGTACTGGCGGATGCCATGCATGCGGCCATTATTGCCGATGCGCTGCGTGTACCGTGGGTTCCTTTAATCACATCCTCTCAAATCAATACATTTAAATGGCTGGACTGGACACAAACCATCAAACAACCCTACAGGCCGACAGTGCTGGGGAGTAGCTCATTGCGTGAGTGTATGCGTGATAAGTGCTTATATGTTTATGGCGAGAAATACCATTTACCTGATGCCGATGTCGAATATGCCGTGAGTTATTTTAAAAAGCAGCGTGAGCTGAAAAATAAAAAATGGTGGCCTCATTATCATGACATGATGCGTCTTGCTTTATATCGGATCCCTAATAAAGGCATGCAGGTTATTGAACAAACCGCTAAATTAAATCTTGATAATCGCTTTATCGATAACGCAGCCAATATCCTTTTAGCTGCCAGGAAGCAGCCTGGTTTTTTGAGTGAAGATAATCAGTTTACTAATAATGTAGAACGTCTGCTGGCTGGTGTTGATATACTTTCAAAATGCAAGTGA
- a CDS encoding lipopolysaccharide biosynthesis protein, whose amino-acid sequence MKSQENARRPTILSGAIWSILDNTASQVITFVIFIVLAKILTPSIYGMLSISLLVTQFFKSVIFDSIATSIVRKKSPSEVDYNSALFLCFSLSVPAFLIVFFAAPFIEAYMNVPQLANVIRGTGVIILVSGLSRTHEAWLSHNMMFRPLAIRSMTSISIGGIVGVVMAYNGFAVASLVVQQVVTSLISLVALWVATPWKPRMKISRESMKESLGFSKHVALSNVTNFANQNSDVFFITYFLGSAAAGIYSAGKRIVNTLNLVLASALMRVSLPAFSRYKNDINEFGKKYLQATYLTVLVTAPAFVGLASLSHDITFLLLGHKWMNSVPIMQIVSAVGFVTSIGYYNHSVMFARDKPEWQARLTLVYAITNVVAFYFFVRFGLIATALVFSIRTVLLYPISAWCALTLLNLTFKQYVKELITPVICSVLMCMILMALQQYAVLSESWFGLIIKIGIGAVIYFALIFTFSSVSKRTMISSLARKIIQRG is encoded by the coding sequence TTGAAATCTCAAGAAAACGCCCGCAGACCCACCATTCTTTCTGGTGCAATCTGGTCTATTCTGGATAATACTGCGTCTCAGGTCATTACGTTTGTTATATTTATTGTACTTGCTAAGATTTTAACGCCCAGTATATATGGCATGTTAAGTATTTCTTTATTGGTAACTCAATTTTTCAAAAGCGTTATCTTTGATAGTATTGCCACTTCAATTGTCAGGAAAAAATCGCCTTCTGAAGTCGATTATAACTCTGCTCTTTTTTTGTGTTTTTCTTTATCTGTTCCCGCTTTTCTGATTGTTTTTTTCGCCGCTCCTTTTATTGAGGCGTATATGAACGTGCCGCAATTAGCCAATGTGATCCGCGGCACTGGCGTTATTATTCTGGTGAGCGGTCTGAGTCGTACTCATGAAGCCTGGCTGTCGCATAATATGATGTTTCGCCCGTTAGCGATACGTTCTATGACGTCGATTTCTATCGGCGGTATTGTCGGGGTAGTCATGGCCTACAATGGCTTCGCCGTCGCCAGTTTAGTTGTGCAGCAAGTTGTGACATCTTTGATTTCACTGGTAGCGCTGTGGGTGGCGACACCCTGGAAGCCCAGAATGAAAATTTCCAGAGAATCAATGAAGGAATCACTGGGATTTTCAAAGCATGTCGCGTTGAGCAATGTCACTAACTTTGCAAATCAGAATAGCGATGTTTTCTTCATAACTTATTTCCTGGGGAGTGCCGCAGCCGGGATTTACTCTGCAGGGAAACGTATTGTTAATACATTGAATCTGGTTCTGGCATCGGCCTTAATGCGTGTTTCACTGCCTGCATTCAGCCGTTATAAAAATGATATTAATGAGTTTGGTAAGAAGTATTTGCAGGCGACGTATTTAACAGTGCTTGTCACTGCGCCTGCTTTTGTGGGGCTTGCATCATTATCCCATGATATTACTTTTTTACTTTTAGGGCATAAGTGGATGAATTCTGTCCCCATTATGCAAATTGTCAGCGCTGTCGGTTTTGTCACTTCAATTGGCTATTATAATCATTCAGTGATGTTTGCCAGAGATAAGCCTGAATGGCAGGCACGGCTGACATTGGTTTACGCGATTACTAATGTGGTGGCTTTTTATTTCTTCGTAAGATTTGGACTTATCGCTACGGCTCTCGTCTTCTCCATTCGAACTGTGCTGTTGTATCCTATTTCGGCATGGTGTGCCCTGACGCTGTTGAATTTAACGTTTAAACAATATGTCAAAGAGTTGATCACGCCCGTTATTTGTTCTGTTCTGATGTGCATGATACTCATGGCCCTGCAACAATACGCTGTCCTGAGTGAGTCCTGGTTTGGGTTAATTATAAAAATAGGTATTGGCGCAGTAATTTATTTCGCGTTAATTTTTACTTTCTCCTCAGTGAGTAAGAGAACAATGATTTCTTCTCTTGCAAGAAAAATTATTCAGAGAGGATAA